The sequence GAGTCGCACCCGGCGCGCGGAGCTTATGAGGCTCCACTGAGCACTGGCCCACCTGCGTCAAAGTGACCAAGGGGAGACTCGAACTCCCACGCCCACGAGGGGCCGACGTTCTGAGCGTCGTGCGTCTTCCAGTTGCGCCACTTGGCCAAAGCGACCCGTGCGGGAGTCTAACCCGCCTTCCGAGCTTGAGGGGCTCGCGTCCTGAACCGATAGACCAACGGGCCAAGTTGTGTTTTCGAGTGCGCCGGGCAGGAGTTGAACCTGCAAAGCCCGAAGGCGGGTGGGTTACGGCCACGTGAGCTTGCCAATGCCCAACCGACGCATGTTGTCGAGTGGCGCAGGTCGGAGTCGAACCGACAGGTCACCAAGGTTTGAGCTTGGCCGCTTTGCCTGTTTGCGTACCGCGCCGCGATTTCTAAAGCGTCCCCGATGGGATTTGAACCCACGATCTCCACCGTGACAGGGTGGCGAGCACTCCAGGCTGCTCCACGAGGACGAGCTGTATTCAAGTGGCCCAGGTGGGACTCGAACCCACAGCATCCCTGGTTCTAAGCCAAGGTGGTCTGCCGTTAGCCGATCCCCGATCAATAAAAGTGCCCTGCGAGAGTCGAACCGGGCACCGCCGCGCAGCAGTGGTCGGCCAGCTTGGAAGGCTGGAGCCTTTGCCGCTCGGCCAAGGGCACGTCAAGGCGGAAGGTGGGAGAGTCGAACTCCCAAGGCATTGCTGCTCGACCGCTTTCGAGGCGGCTGCCATCGCCGGTTGGCTTGCCCTTCCGTTTCTGTCGAAGCTGCGGTGGCAGGAATCGAACCTGCGTCAGGGCGGTTAACAGCCGCCTACCCGTACCAGCACGAGTTCCACCGCAATCGAGTCGGCGTGGCCGGATTTGAACCGGCGCTCTCGTGCTCCCGCGACCACCAGCATCCATGCCGGCGGTGCCCGGCGGAATCCCAGGCTTTCCTACACGCCGCTAAAGAGCACCCAGCCGGAGTCGAACCGGCACATTCTGCCTGGCAGGCAGACAGGCATCCGCTACATCATGGGTGCTTGAGCGATCACCAAATTGTCAAAGATCGAGAGCACCGGACCACGCTGCGCGCGGTGCCCGGAGTCGAACCCACGTTGCCGCGTTACGGGTGCGGTGTCTTCGCCGCTAGACGACCAGTGCCTGTTTGCCTCAAGTGGGACCAGACGGGCTCGAACCGTCACCAGCCTGGTTAAGAGCCAGGTATGCTGCCGCTAACACCTTGATCCCGTGTTGTTTGTTTGCCGCCTCTCCGCCAAGCCAGTCGGCACGGAAGGAATCGAACCTTCGACCAGGGCCTTATAAGAGTCCCGCTCTGCCACTGAGCTACGTGCCGAAAAGCCAGTGGGGCCGGAGGGAGTCGAACCCTCACCCTTCCGCTTAAAAGGCGGATGCGCTGCCGTTACGCCACGACCCCATGTTGCCGATCTGGCGTATGCGTTTGAGCCGCTGTAGTTGCCGCATGTCTTGGTCTCCCCGACCAGGCGGAATAGCCGCTTTCCTACGTTCTGGTTTCAAGTAGCTCGTCGGGGAGTTGAACCCCGGTCTCCGGCTTGAAACACCGGCATCCTGAGCCGCTAGACGAACGAGCCCTGTCTTTGTCAGTGGGTCGGGAGGTGCTCGAATCCTCGTTTCCTGGTTTTCAGGCAGGTGCTAAACCGTCTCAGCTACCGACCCGTGGTTGGGCGCCAACGAAAAAAGCCCGGTGTCTTGTGACACCGGGCCTTTGAAAAGCCTTGTCTCGCCAGAACGGCCGAGCGTCACAAGCGCAACGGATGCGCGGGGAGCGAATTCGCCGGTTGACCGGCAAATAAGCACGTCCCTATGCGTTCGTTGGTGATGCTTGGCCGTTTGGAAGTCATTGGAAATCTCGTTGGCCCGCTTGGGGCCGTCGTTAGAAGCGGCGCAGGCCGACCACACGATCAGCTGCATCCGCTAGGTTATACCTTCATAGACGCGGAAGGTTTCAATTGGTTCGCTTGAATTCTTCAGCTTGCATAAACGACGAAGCCTTTCGCACCCGCGGTCGGCGATGTATTCGCGGCCCGAACAGAATCCGAACACTGCCTTCGACCGTGGCCACTGGCCCGCGGATCTAATGGCCTGCACTACCCCCCGATCCGCGACACAGAGGTTTTGTCCGGCGTCGCCCAAGACCGGATCGACGCTATCGTTCGATCGACTCCTTTGGGCCGGATCGGCCACGGCGAGGACACCGCCAACGTCGTGTTGTTCCTGTTGTCAGTGGAATCGAGCTTCAGTACTGGGCAGACGCTCGTAGTCTGCGGCGGGCGCGTGATGTTGCCGTGATGCCGGCATGCCGGATGGCTCCGTCGTCCGGACGGGTGGCGGGGGCCGCCGCAAGGCGCCGCTGGCTCGACGGCCACAATTCCTTCGACTATAGTGGCGGCAGAGCTGACCAAGGAGAGACTTGTACCGAACACGGTTCCTCTTGGGGAGCTTGGGAAACGGAACGCATGGATCTTGGCCTGAGCGGTAAAATCGCCTTTGTCACCGGGGCGTCGAGCGGCATCGGCGCGGCCACGGCCCGCCTGCTGGCCGAGGAAGGCGCCGACGTTGTCCTTGCGAATCACAACAACGTCGTCGGAGCTGCCGCCACCGCACAGGCTGTGGCTGGCGCGGGGCGAAGGTCTTGGACGGTGCGGCTCGACATGGCGGACCCGGTCTCAGTCGATTCGGCGCTGCGCGAAGTCGAAGGCAGCGTGCCCGGCCTCGACGCCGCAATTCTCTGTGCGGGCACGAACGTCATCAGGCCGCTTCTGGATGTTACGGCGGACGAATGGAACGAAGTGATCCAGGTCAATTTGAACGGCATGTTCTATGTGCTGCGCGCGGTGGCGCCGCTGATGCGCGACGGTGCGTCGATCGTGACGGTGGCCAGCGTGGCGGGCCACACGGGCGCCGCACACCACGCCCACTATGCGGCGGCCAAGGCAGGCGTGATCAACCTGACCAAGAGCGCCGCCAAGACGCTGGCCCCAAGAGTGCGCGTCAACTGCGTCGCTCCCGGACTGACCGAAACCGAAATGGGCAAGCAAGCCATCGCCGAGCAGGACCGTGATTACCTGGCCACGAAGCTGTTGGCCCGACGGATGGCTTCGCCCGAAGAGATTGCCCGCTCGATCGTCTTTCTGGCCAGCCCGGCCGCCAGCTTTGTTTTCGGCGCCACGCTGGACGTCAACGGCGGGAGGGAGTTGCGTTAGTCTTGCCCGTGCAGGGCCGTGCCCAGGTGCGAGCCTTGCATGATGCCGGCCAGGAAGAACCGCAAGCGTCTTGTAGGCATAGTTGAACAGCGATACGGAAGCAACTCACGCGGTGGCTGGCTGTCCGCGTGCATTTACCCTTCCTCGGCGCAGCGCGGTCCGGCCATCAAGGTCTCCTCACTGGCCGCGTCGGCGTATTGGGAAAAATGTCGTTGAAACAGCCGGCCAAGCTTGCGGGCCGTCCGGGCGTAGGCGTTGCGGTCGTCCCAGGCTCGTTCGGGCGACAACAACCTTTCCGGCACGCCGGGGCACGCCGTCGGCACGTGCAGCCCGAACCACGGCTCTTCCACCGTCTTGGTGTGCGAGAGGTCGCCCGCGTGGATCGCGTCGACGATGGCCCGCGTGCTGACCAACGGGATGCGCGAACCGCTGCCGTGCGATCCGCCGGTCCAACCCGTGTTCACCAGCCAGGCTTCGGCCCCGTAGGTCCGCATGCGCTCGGCCAGCATCTCGGCGTACTTGGTTGGGTGCCAGACCAGAAAGGCGGCGCCGAAGCAGGCCGAAAACGTGGCCTGCGGCTCGGTGACGCCGTGCTCCGTCCCCGCCACCTTCGCCGTGTACCCGTTGATGAAGTGATACATGGCCTGCGGCGGCGTAAGCCTGCTGACGGGCGGCAACACGCCGAAGGCATCGCACGTCAGCAAGATCACGTGCCGCGGATGGCCGGCCAGGCAGGGAATCTGGGCGTTGGGGATGAACTCGATCGGGTAGCTGGCCCGCGTGTTTTCGGTGATCGACGCATCCGAGTAATTCACCTCCCGCGACAACGGATCGCAGGTCACATTCTCCAGCACCGAGCCGAAACGGATGGCCTGATAAATCTGCGGCTCCTTTTCAGCCGAAAGGTTGATGCACTTGGCGTAGCAGCCCCCCTCGATGTTGAACACGCCGTCGTCGCACCAGCAGTGCTCGTCGTCGCCGATCAGCTTGCGGCCGGGGTCGGCGGAGAGCGTGGTCTTGCCGGTGCCGGAAAGACCGAAAAACAGCGACACGTCGCCCGCCGGCCCCTCGTTGGCCGAGCAGTGCATCGAGAGCACGCCCTGCTTGGGCATGAGGTAGTTCATGATGGTGAAAATGCCTTTTTTCATCTCGCCGGCGTATTCCGTGCCCAGCACGACGAACTCGCCGCGCTCGAAGCTCAGGTCGATGCTGGTCTTGGAGGTCATGTGCCGCGTGTGCAGATTGGCCGGGAACTCGCCCGCGTTGAAGATCACGTAGTCAGGTTTGCCGAAGTCGGCCAACTCGTCGGCCATGGGCCGGATGAGCATGTTGTGCATGAAGATGGCATGGTATGGCCGGGCACAGATCACGCGGACTCTCAGCCGGTACTTGGGATGCCAGCCGGCGAAGCCATCGAACACGAACAGCCGCGGACGGAAGTTCAAAAAATCGATGGCCCGCTCGCGGTTGGTAAGAAACGTCTGTTCGTCGAGCGCGATGTTGACATCGCCCCACCAGATGTCGGGCGAGCTGCGCGGATGGTCGACGATGCGTTTGTCTTTGGGGCTGCGGCCGGTTTTCGTGCCCGACCGCGCGATGAGCGCGCCCGCGGCGCTGAGGGCGCACTTGTCGGTCTCGATGGCCACTTCATAGAGCCGGGCCGCCGGCGCGTTGCGCCACACTTCGGCCACCGAGATGCCGTACTGACTCAGATCGAAATTATCCTGCATGCACGTCCTCGTCCCACCCTACGACTTTTTTGCGCCGTTCGCGGTGAACCAATACCGTCCGGAGGTCCCGCGCTCGACGTGTTTCTCGACCGCCTGGCGCGCGGCGAGCGCGGCGCTCAGCTCGGCGATCGCTCGCTCGACCGACTCAGATTCAGCGTCGTCCAGCTCCCGTTTGCCGAAACGGACGCGATAAAACGCCTCGGCAATGCGCCGCGGCAGCGCGCCGGCCGGCTGCGTCAAGGGCGACTCGGCGAGGTGCCCGCCAGTGGCCAGGGCAAACTCGAGCTGCGTCTGAGCGGCGACGCGCGGCATGTCGTAGCGGGCCAGCAACGACTCGAACTGCTCGTAGAACTCGACTCGCCTCGCGGCGCGCCGAAGTGCCGCGGGCCGACGCTTTCGCCAGCGGCGCACGCGACCTGCCAGCATGCTGGCCGCCTTCCACGAACCGACGCCCGCCAGCAAGGATGTCATCGAGATCAGCAGTCCCTGCCAACTCAACAGCCCGTGAGAAAGGCCGAGCCGCTGTTGCAACACCTCGGCCAACCAGCGGCGAATCTCTTCGCGCCCTTCTTCATCAGTGAGACTGTGCAAGGCGCTTTCCAGCCGCTCCAGCAACGGCTGGTAGATCGCTTCTTGTTGCCGCCGCGAATCCATGCCCAACACGTAGTTGGTCCAGACGAGCTGGGTCAGATCGAGCAACCGCCTCAGGGCGCCGATTCCAAAGCTGTCGGCCAACTCATCGTCGCCGGACCGGGAGGGTGTGGGATCGAGTATCAGCCAGGCGCCGTGGCGTCTCGCTTGCGGATGATCGAGCAGGTTGTGCCGCAACTCCTTCGGCCCCACATAGGCCTCCACCCAGGCGTGCGCGTGCAACTCGCGGACCTGGTAAAGGCGGTGGACCGGGTCCCACTCACCTCCTTTGAAGCCCAGCGCCAGCCGGGCCGGAATATTCAGGCTGCGGAGCATCAGCGTCAAGGCGCTGGCGAAATACTCGCAATGCCCCTGGCGGTTCGTCACCACAAAGTCTTCGACCGGGTCGGTGCCGGGTGCGCGCCGCACCGATCTCAACGAGAATTGGAATGCGCCTTCGTCGCGCAGATGACCTTCCAGCGCCCGCGCGATCAACTCGGGCTGCTTGTCCGGCACGTTGGCCGCGACCGCCGCGGCTGCTGCCCGCAGTCCCAATAACGGGTCGCTGCCGTCTCGCTTCCGCGGCATCTGCAAGGCGGCATCGGCGTCAGGCTCTCCGTCGGCCGGCACCCACATCTGAGCAATATGGTCGCGAAAGGCCGTCGTCAGCAGCTCGTAGGGGAAAATGCTGTCAATGTCTTTCGACCGCACAAGTTGCTCGGTGTCGGGCGAGTATCGCAGGTCCGTCGGACCGGCCGCAAAGGCCGGCAGGACGGTGAACAGAATGCGGTCGGTGCGGGCGCCGATCGTGATCTTCTCCCGCACAGGCTGCGGCTCCTTAGGCAAATCGTCGGGCAGGCGCGGCAGAGGAAGCGTCTGCCCTCGAAGAGCGCGTTGACGAAGGGGTTCCCAACGGCCGCGCCCATAGCGATACAACAGGCTGCCGCGAAAGAGAGCGGAATCGCCGCCCACGCGATAACCTTCGTTGGGTCGAGCGTCATCCGTGAACTGGACCTGCATGACCTCTTCAGGGTTCTCATAAACTTCGCCCAACTGACCGAGACTGACGCTTTCCGAGAAGCCCACGCTGGTAAAAGGTATGACACCGCTCGGACGCCAAGGCCCTTTCTTGCCCCCGCGAGGCAGCCCAAAAAACCAGATCAGCGAAAAGACGAACGTCCCGGCGGCCAGCCAAATCATCTGCCGCAAGAAGGCCCAGCCCAACCCGCTCTCGAACGAGGCCGACGACTGCCACACTTGCCGCGAAGCGCGGGCCCGTGCCCGCGGCCCGCGGCCTGCGCCGTCACCAGCCGCAGCCGCCGGCTCCGCCGGCCCGCCAGCGCCCTCTTGTTCGACATGCTCCCGAAAGACCACGAACAAAGCCATCGTGAGCAAACCGACGAACATGTAGACGGGCAGCAGCAGGCCGAACGAAACACTCAGGTTGAGCGCGGTGGCCACCGCCACTTGCAACAAACTCAGCAACAGCAGCAGCCAATAATTGCGAACGCTTTTCTTGCGATACAAGAGCACGAACTGCAGATAGATCAGCAAGTTGGCCAGCGACAAGAGCTGACCTTCCGAGGCGTACGTGTTCCAGTCGCGCCAGGTGACGGCCAAAGCGATGACGCCCGCCACGTTGGCCACGAACGTGTTGAGCTGCAGCCAGCCCTTGATATCGGTCAGGTAAACGGAGCTGACGGAGACGATCACCGCCAGCACGGGCAACAACACGTTGCGTTCGCCCATGCCCAATAACAGCGTTCCCAGCGCGGTGAGCACCGCCAGGCTGATTTGCAGCCGGCGCTCGGCCCCGGCGCGCGCAGCGACCCGCACGGTGCGACGCGGCGGCCGACCGTTCAGGACACTTGAAACAGCTCGCTGAGGCTGCTGTCGCTGGAATTGACCGTTTTCAATCTGGAGAGCCATTTTCGTCGTTGGCCATCATGGCACAGAAGGGCGAACCGACGCTCATCGTCGAGATCAACCGTTCGAGTGCTCACAATCAGGGTCTGTGTGCCGCGTCGTATGCGGTCGAAGACGTTCGACAGCGTCTGCGGCAAGGTATCGTCCGAGGTCGCTTCGCTGGAGGCGAGCTGGCACATCACTTCTTCCAACAGGGCGGCGGAAGCCGGCGCATCGACCAGCCAGCCAGGACGGCC comes from Pirellulales bacterium and encodes:
- a CDS encoding SDR family oxidoreductase, giving the protein MDLGLSGKIAFVTGASSGIGAATARLLAEEGADVVLANHNNVVGAAATAQAVAGAGRRSWTVRLDMADPVSVDSALREVEGSVPGLDAAILCAGTNVIRPLLDVTADEWNEVIQVNLNGMFYVLRAVAPLMRDGASIVTVASVAGHTGAAHHAHYAAAKAGVINLTKSAAKTLAPRVRVNCVAPGLTETEMGKQAIAEQDRDYLATKLLARRMASPEEIARSIVFLASPAASFVFGATLDVNGGRELR
- the pckA gene encoding phosphoenolpyruvate carboxykinase (ATP): MQDNFDLSQYGISVAEVWRNAPAARLYEVAIETDKCALSAAGALIARSGTKTGRSPKDKRIVDHPRSSPDIWWGDVNIALDEQTFLTNRERAIDFLNFRPRLFVFDGFAGWHPKYRLRVRVICARPYHAIFMHNMLIRPMADELADFGKPDYVIFNAGEFPANLHTRHMTSKTSIDLSFERGEFVVLGTEYAGEMKKGIFTIMNYLMPKQGVLSMHCSANEGPAGDVSLFFGLSGTGKTTLSADPGRKLIGDDEHCWCDDGVFNIEGGCYAKCINLSAEKEPQIYQAIRFGSVLENVTCDPLSREVNYSDASITENTRASYPIEFIPNAQIPCLAGHPRHVILLTCDAFGVLPPVSRLTPPQAMYHFINGYTAKVAGTEHGVTEPQATFSACFGAAFLVWHPTKYAEMLAERMRTYGAEAWLVNTGWTGGSHGSGSRIPLVSTRAIVDAIHAGDLSHTKTVEEPWFGLHVPTACPGVPERLLSPERAWDDRNAYARTARKLGRLFQRHFSQYADAASEETLMAGPRCAEEG
- a CDS encoding transglutaminaseTgpA domain-containing protein, which gives rise to MRVAARAGAERRLQISLAVLTALGTLLLGMGERNVLLPVLAVIVSVSSVYLTDIKGWLQLNTFVANVAGVIALAVTWRDWNTYASEGQLLSLANLLIYLQFVLLYRKKSVRNYWLLLLLSLLQVAVATALNLSVSFGLLLPVYMFVGLLTMALFVVFREHVEQEGAGGPAEPAAAAGDGAGRGPRARARASRQVWQSSASFESGLGWAFLRQMIWLAAGTFVFSLIWFFGLPRGGKKGPWRPSGVIPFTSVGFSESVSLGQLGEVYENPEEVMQVQFTDDARPNEGYRVGGDSALFRGSLLYRYGRGRWEPLRQRALRGQTLPLPRLPDDLPKEPQPVREKITIGARTDRILFTVLPAFAAGPTDLRYSPDTEQLVRSKDIDSIFPYELLTTAFRDHIAQMWVPADGEPDADAALQMPRKRDGSDPLLGLRAAAAAVAANVPDKQPELIARALEGHLRDEGAFQFSLRSVRRAPGTDPVEDFVVTNRQGHCEYFASALTLMLRSLNIPARLALGFKGGEWDPVHRLYQVRELHAHAWVEAYVGPKELRHNLLDHPQARRHGAWLILDPTPSRSGDDELADSFGIGALRRLLDLTQLVWTNYVLGMDSRRQQEAIYQPLLERLESALHSLTDEEGREEIRRWLAEVLQQRLGLSHGLLSWQGLLISMTSLLAGVGSWKAASMLAGRVRRWRKRRPAALRRAARRVEFYEQFESLLARYDMPRVAAQTQLEFALATGGHLAESPLTQPAGALPRRIAEAFYRVRFGKRELDDAESESVERAIAELSAALAARQAVEKHVERGTSGRYWFTANGAKKS